The sequence AGAACAAGGAATGGGGCCGCCTATCCCGCCTATCCCTTAGAGTAGGTAGTATAGATTCCTGTCTGATCGCTTCAAAACTCGCGGTGGAATAATATGCCAACCATCTCTCTCCGGTCCGGTCCGGAGCGGTTGAAGCGAAGCGAGAGTCAACTACCGCCGCCCTCTCTCTAGTCCAGATTTCCAGCGGTCCAGACCGAGAGCTCGGCTCCCTACACGACATCATCATGGACGCCGCCCCGCTCCTCGCTCTCCTCCTCGCGGCCGTGTCCCtctccgcggcggcggcgggcgacggcgcgcacCCGGGCTACTCCGACGAGGGCACCTGCACGGTGGACGCCGCCGGAGCGGGCGTGGGCTCGGGCCCGGAGCTGCGGCGCCTGGAGGAGCGCCGGCCCGGGCGCATCATCGACATCACGCACGCGTACGTGCCGGACCTTCTGGCGTTCGCGCCGGGGGCTGTCACGGGGCCCTTGGTCCACCTCAAGGAGTCCATGGCGAACGGGTCCGAGTACAACCTGTCGGAGCTGCGGTTGGAGTGCCACATGGGCACCCACGTCGACGCGCCAGGCCACATGAACCAAGGCCACTTCGCCGCCGGCCTCGACGTGGACACGCTCGACCTCGACGTCCTCAACGGTGAACTACATCATCTCAATAATCCCCGCTCTTTGGCGTCAATGCTTTGACTGACGATGATTGACTTCGTCTTCACGGCACAGGACCTGCGTTGCTGGTTGATGTTCCGAGGGACACAAATATAACAGGTAGAATACAACACTTCAAATTTTTTTCATTTAGTGAAAACTAGATACTTAAACCAAATTATCTGTTGAACGGCCTCATTCCCAAATAACTCTATGCAGCTGAAGCGATGGAATTCCTGAATATCCCTAGAGGAGTTCGCCGAGTTCTATTCAGGACGCTGAACACTGACAGGTGTGGCTTACGGCTTTATGAGTATACACACCATTCAAATAGCACTAGACAACCATTTTACGGACTGCACTGGACGTGTTAAGCAAAACAAATGTCTTTTAGGAAGTTGATGTGGAGGAAGGGAGGTGACATGAGCTATGTTGGGTTTACAGAGGATGGCGCACAGTGGCTAGTTGACAACACTGACATAAAGCTAGTCGGTAAGAAACTATGTCCCTGACTGCATACAGATCGAGACAAACCTGGTTTTTCTTCTTCCTTTCTTTTTTATCCCTGACAAAGCTTTGTTTTCCTTACAATGCTGGTCGCCATCTATCCATCACATTTCGTCTTCATGAACCTGACACGCACTTGCCAAGAATCCATAAAACAAACTCCCTTTGAATTTCTTCTGTCATATTTGTTGGTGGGTCAGTTGGAACTTATAATGTACTCGTACTGCGAATTATGCAGGAATCGACAGTCTATCGGTTGCAGCATTTGAGCACTTGATCTCTGCCCATGTGGTCTTCTTCAAGACCCCGGTAAGATCCATATAGTTTTGCTGGCCAGAACATTTCAGGCATAACCCAGATAAATTCGGCTGCATTTAGCACACCTGTAATCTCATTCTGTTATTCTCTTGTTCTACCGCAGAAGATTCCGATGCCAGTTGCTACTGGCTACATAACTCAAGAAAAAGAAAACATGTTTGCTTCTAAATCATCGATTAATTTTCCCCTTTATTGTACCAGGATATAATCCCTGTCGAAGGCCTGAAGCTAGACAACATTGAGACGGGAATATACATGCTGCATTGTTTACCTCTCAGACTGGTTGGAGCCGAGGGTGCACCGACCAGATGCATCCTCATCAAGTGATCACCCCCCTGCTCTTGCTGGAGGTGACATTGTATCATGCCAGCTGAGCTGATGCTTCATCGTGGCCAACGCATTGATTCGCAGTCTTCGTCTTCGTCTATATGAAACATAGTGTTGTATGCCCATGTAGATATGCTTGTACGGACAATAGAGACACAGCAATACTTCCATCAAGGAAATACTTTTGGGTAAGCCGGTAATGTAAAAGACAGACATACAGTTGACTGAATAAACTAGAGGCCTGAGAGGCTGAGGCCTCGTGCTTCACAAATGACAAATGCAGAAATCAGTGTAAGTTctgaaaagaagaagaaacatTAACGGTGTATTTGGTTTGTGGAGCCACTTTATGCttcatgaggtgatgcatcataagtttattccatcaattttggtggaatcaactcactcctcatgtatatattaattattagcttatgaggaatgaggtggtgataaATCAACCCATTCTAttacacaaaccaaataaaaaagtgaggagtgagaagaagatagatcacttcatctctcaaaccaaacacactctaaGCTTCTTGAATCAGTATCATGCCTTTGTTTTGGCAATTGGTTGTTACTTCTCGCCTCACATCTGCCATGTGTTGGATTTAATTGGGCTTGGGTCATGCATAATTATTTAAATCAAATAAATTGAGGATTTGGATCAAACTAGATGCTACAATAAAGGCTCACGTACGGGCGTAGGGCACATTGTTAGGTACATAATAATGTATGGAAAATTGATTATTACTCCTATTGGGTCGATCACAACATGTACTACTTTGTTCACAACATGTTTGGAATGCATGGATTTATATAACTCGTGTGGGAATTCTATTTGGACCAGTATTAATCCAATGTAACCCGTACCAATTGTATTCCAAACATACAGACTCCTACGCTCATCATGCATTTGCTGTgtaacactaccggaatcgcgttctttgccgagtgtctaagacactcggcaaaggctattttacactcggcaaaggctttgccgagtgtaacactcggcaaagaacactcggcaaagatttcatcggaaagggttctttgctgagtgctttttttcggacactcgacaaagaaaaacactcggcaaattaagaatcgaaaaaatttaaaaaaaacagcaaaacattttttaaattctagaaacaactctccaaccctaccctattaccttacctgttgccctatcatttttcactattattttgaatcaaacttatatgttttgtaaatggtgagattcgaactcgcaacctctctctcgcgcataccctcctataccactacactactacaccaattatgtttatattacgtttCCATTCCCATATACTACAACAAattgagagtaatttgattatttaagtcactaaatgagttcatttgaaaatgtgaccaactataaagttgcataactttttgagatctaaaagttttattttcatagtttctacatccgagaccgtttataaaatttgaattttaaatttaaaaacttcacacgaaattttcaatgataagatgatttcaaatcaaaaaattgtcaactacaaagtttcattatatttcaagacctacaacttttattttggtggtttttccatccgagacagtttgaaaaattcaaatttcaaaattcaaacatagttttgcataacaagatgatttcaaactaaaacattgtcaactacaaagtttcataactcttcaatacctacaactttcatgttggtggtttttcctttcgaagacgttttcaaaattcaaattttaaattttttaaatttagacgtagttttcgttgacaatatgacttcaaatgaaaaagttgtcaactataaacttctataacttctcaagatctacaaagtttattttggttgtttggtaattTATTTATCTCAGATGATGGTCTAACAATATacacaaattctatacgtctctctcgtagtttcataaactacgagagagatataggttttatgaacaaatttatttttattttgtcatatgaagaaatgttcaatatataaattgtacatcatgatgagttatacaaatttgtagttgaaaattttttcatttgaattaatttactactttaaaatgtgattttaaaattgtctttgcctagtgttggagaaaaaacactcggcaaagagctctttgccgagcgttgtatttgtgacactcggcaaagagccctttgccgagtgtcaaaaaaagacactcggcaaagaaactttttgccgagtgtcaaaaataaaacactcggcaaagagcttcttcgccgagtgttttcttttaccgagggttttttacgtggcactcggcaaagagctctttgccgagtgcccgaaataaaacactcggcaaagaatatgacactcggcaaagagccaaattccggtagtgtaaGAACTAATTCTAATCCATGGGGTTCCCGTTCACGGCTTACTGTTTCGTTCTAACCTTTTCTTTTAACCAAACAACACTTAGACGAAGTCTATCTCATTAAAAAAGAAGAAACAAGGTGACAAAGAAGCTACCTGTTGGATCCATCATTCAAAGCAAAAAATCATATACTACAGGTGCCCTTGTCCTGTTCTTTAAGCTTTCTCCAGAAACAGCCGGTTTTAATCTGTAATAATGAACGTTGTGTGCGAAACCACAGCGACGGGAAGGTATTCCATTGTTTTAAAAGAATTTAGAGGTGCCAAAGTTTGACAAATGCTTAGTACCCTCTAGTCTAGCACCCAAGTTCACGGGCGAAGCTAGGATCCAAAATTAGGGAGGCCAAATTAGATTAGAAGGGGCTGTTAGAAGCATTTTTTACACTATTTATATGAGAATTAGCTTAAAAAACTAACATCTCTTATAGAATTAGGGGGACATTGCCCCCTGTTTCTCTCTGATGCAGTAGTTCCTTAAGGTTGAAAACTCTCGCATTTCTCCCTTTTCAGATTTTCCAAGTGGCATGGATTACCAAGGTTTTGATAGCTTTTCGCGGCTGGGGTCCGGTTTCAATGTGAGGGATTGCCATCATGCAACAACTAATTCAGTAGCTCCCGAGTTGATGTGATGAATAGGCTCTAGAGTAGCCCAGTCAGCAATAGCCGGCCAAATTCGCTTGAAGTACCTACAGTTAGCCTGTTCATGCCAGGCCATCTTCTAATCAGTCTTAGAAACAGCCATGCAGAAGGCTAAAAATTCTGCTCTATATGTCGATGCTAGAAAGGCGTTGGGGACGCCATAAAAAAGGTGAGATCCTATGGTTTGTCTTGAAGTTGTCAGACCACTCAAGACATCTTCAGACGATGTAGAGTCGAAAAGATGTGAAGATAGGATTGGAAGTCTACGTTACTGCTACTAGTAGGGCAAGAAAGTAAAGAACTTGATAAACTGGTTGATTGTTTCAATTGTTGGTGCGCTCAATCGGTCGTATCCCTTGGGAGGTCTAGACCCGTTTCTATGCGTTCTCCAACAGAATCCGCGAGTTTAGATGGATAAACACGGCCGGAAAGAGGGATTAAACCGCCTAATCTCATTTAATTGTGGACCGTCCGTGgcccggactgtccggacatAGAGGCAGACCGTCCGCCCTTGCCAAGTGCCACAGATGGTTCTCAACACATGCCCTCTGCCTTTTGGgaaagctgagcgaaccaaaagcacctAGTAAAGACATTAGCAACCTGATGTGCAAACACCGGTTTTCTAAGCATCTTGCTATACACTCGGATGACATTGATTCAGGAAACGACCATTCAATGCCTTAGGCAACTTGTCACccttaaaagggaaatgtgcccttggtccatttctaagtgttttggtgactaCCCGCTCAACATACCACTATGAACTAACCATCTTGttatgagcatgagcacatgtTGTAATCAAGCAAATGGAAGATGTCAAGTACAAAAGAGCACAAACATGGATCTAAATATGTAACTTTGTGAGATATGGTATAAGAGTGAGCACTTGTTGGGCTTGAGTTTGGGGCATATTGCAAATCCTGGAAGAAAAGGAAACAAAAAGGTATGGTTCCtatacttagtcaattgttttagttgctaactatgtttgtctaagtgttaggggTCATCTCAAGTTGTTTCAACAGAAACCAAAGAAGTTTGGCACAAAAGAAATAAAGTTGGGCTGGTCTGGgcagcaccgaacagtccggcgaTTGTACGATCGAAGAGGCCGCTCTTGGGTTCAGCCGGGCcccctcggctataattcactggatggTCCGTGCAGAGCGCCGTACAGTCCGGTGTGATAGTCAGGCAACGGCTATCAGCCACGTCAGTAGACTCCAATGGTCAAATGGCGCATTAGAGTatcagatagtccggtgcccgtCTCAGAAGGAAAGTGGCCAATCAGTGATGTTCTGATCGTTGTACTATGTACTATCCggggcgccaccggacagtccggtgcacccgcaaatAGGGAAGGCTAGGAGCTTCCAAATAAAGCCCCAACAGCTCCTAgaccccttggggctataaaagggaccgctaggcgcatggagaagtacaccaagcacactttgagtaCACTACAACTCAAAGACTCCGCGACTACACCTCCAAAGTGTTCTAGAGAGATTTGACCATATTTTCTGAGTCGTTACTCTGTCATTTTATTGTTGTGCTAGCTTCTTTGCATTTGTATGTGTTGTTGCTgtgttgtgctcttgtgtgcgtattatattccctcccttactcccattttgattgtgatcatttgtgtaaggcataagagactccaacttgtggagattcatcACAACCGGGATACTGTGAGGTATAAGAAAGgaccgtggtactcaagtttgatctttggatcacttgagaggggttgagtgtaaccctcgtccattaggacgccacaacgtgtagtaggcaagcatattacacttgaccgaaccacaggataaaaattaccgtgtctcttgtgccatTTACTTCATACCAATTTTCATATCTTCCTCGTTCCAACTccacttgtgatattgctctaagtctaaattatatcttgaaagagcaatcaagtgaaaggaacttctgtcacacccggatttaaggtgtaaacccgagtgcatctcatatgtgcgccaagggagaacaacacatataatgaccaagtgtatagagataaatataacaaacattattACAAAGTGGAAGTGtcctacaaaataaatgataacaaataaagcgaactaatattATTTCCTTGGTGCCattaagtcaactgggagacgac is a genomic window of Zea mays cultivar B73 chromosome 5, Zm-B73-REFERENCE-NAM-5.0, whole genome shotgun sequence containing:
- the LOC100502334 gene encoding Cyclase-like protein 1 precursor, whose amino-acid sequence is MDAAPLLALLLAAVSLSAAAAGDGAHPGYSDEGTCTVDAAGAGVGSGPELRRLEERRPGRIIDITHAYVPDLLAFAPGAVTGPLVHLKESMANGSEYNLSELRLECHMGTHVDAPGHMNQGHFAAGLDVDTLDLDVLNGPALLVDVPRDTNITAEAMEFLNIPRGVRRVLFRTLNTDRKLMWRKGGDMSYVGFTEDGAQWLVDNTDIKLVGIDSLSVAAFEHLISAHVVFFKTPDIIPVEGLKLDNIETGIYMLHCLPLRLVGAEGAPTRCILIK